Sequence from the Cucurbita pepo subsp. pepo cultivar mu-cu-16 chromosome LG02, ASM280686v2, whole genome shotgun sequence genome:
tcgaacaaagaactgcacaagaaaaaggagtcaacCCTCCTCAAAGGCttagtaaaaaatgattaagacTTGGAGGAGTTGAGTCTCAAGTAAGgggaggtgtactttgttcgaggggaggtattggatgatgaaagtcttaCATCGActtatttaagaaatgatcacacgtttataattaaagaatattctTATGCTCAGAGTGGACAAATTGTGTTagtctaatatatatatatatatatatatatatatatatatatatatatatatatatatatatattttgggagatgaatttgaaagaaagcCGCCAAAACCATCGGCTACCGTCGTTCGTTTCGTTTGGATCCTGCAATGGCTCTGTGCCTTTCCTGATCTCTCTCAATTCTTCACATTCCGCCATTGTTGCATGAATTTCTCTTGGTTCTCAGTTGATGAACAATAAACCGAGGCACATTTCTGGGCAAAGAAAGCCAACAGCATCCAAATGAAGACCCACAAATTGATTTCACCCTTTCGTCTGTGTTCCCTTCTTCGTCTCCAAAAGGATCCTAAACTCGCTTTTCAACTCTTCCTGAACCCTAATCCCAGCTCTACAAAACCCCCCAAACCCTTCCGTTACTCTTTACTTTCCTATGATCTTATCATCACCAAGCTCGGGCGTGCCAAAATGTTCgatgaaatggaagaaatccTCCATCAGCTCAAGCAAGAGACTCGGTTTGCTCCTAACGAGATTATCTTCTGTAATGTCATTTCGTTCTATGGTCGAGCCCGCCTCCTTGACCGTGCCTTTCAAGTGTTTGATAAAATTCCATCCTATGGTTGCAAGCGGACGGTGAAATCAGCGAATTCGTTGTTGGATGCGTTGTTGAAGTGCAGGGAGTTTGAGAAAATGGCGGAAGTTTTTGTGAGCATTGGTAACTATGGCTCCCCTGATGCTTGTACTTTTAACATTTTGATTCATGCTGCTTGTTTGTGTGGGGATTTGGATGATGCATGGgaggtgtttgatgaaatgccaAAGAGAGGTGTGAAGCCGAATGTGGTCACTTTTGGAACTTTGATTTATGGACTTTCTCTGAATTCTAAGTTGGATGAAGCATTAAGGTTGAAAGAGGATATGGTGAGAGTCTATGGGATTTTGCCGAATGCGTCGATATATGCTACATTGATCAAAGGGTTCTGTGGGATTGGAGATTTGAATTTGGCTTTCAAGCTAAAAGAGGAGATGGTGACTAACAAGGTAAAACTGGACTCGGCAATTTATTCTACTTTCATCAGTGCACTCTTCAAACATGGTAGGAAAGAAGAAGTTCCTGAGATTTTAGCAGAAATGGGAGAGAACGGGTGCAAACCCGACACGGTCACCTACAATGCCATGATCAATGGGCAATGTAAAGAGAACGATCTTGAATCTGCATATAAAGTTTTGGATGAGATGGTGAAGAAGGGGTGTAAGCCAGATGTGATCAGTTTCAATACAATCATGGGGAGATTATGCAAGGAGGGGAAATGGGATAAGGCTATGGACTTGCTTGCAGATATGCCAAGACGAGGTTGCTCTCCTGATGTGGTATCATACAGGACTCTTTTTGATGGGCTGTGTGAAATGATGCAGTTACAGGAAGCAACTTCGATACTGGACGAGATGATCTTCAAGGGCTACGTGCCTCGTTCCGAGAGCATAAACAAACTCATTGACAGGTTGTGCCAGGAATCCAACATGGAGCTGTTGTGGATGGTTTTAAACAGTCTAGGAAGAGGAAATGTCATGAACGTAGATATATGGGCAAGAGTTGTGGCATTTGTTTGCAAGGTGAAGGCATCAGAAGCCTCCAAGTTATGTGATTTATTGATTAGTTGACAAGATAGCTATGTCAGGGGATTTTGTTATACTGAACTATCTATCTCCTTAGTCTGGGCATCTTAAAGACAAGCCGACATCGATTTACAACGCACTCATCTAGTTGGAACTCGGAGATCGAGAGCAATGACACCCAACAAGAACTAGGAGATTGAGTCTTGCCTGGTTGTAGTATAGCAACCAAGATCTACATGGATAACAAGTCAGCAATAGCTTTAGTCAAGAACTAGGTTCATCAATGGATAACAAGTCAGCAATAGCTTTAGTCAAGAACTAGGTTCATCAAGAGAGATCGAAGCATATTGACACTCGATTTCACTTCATAAGAGAACATGTGAAGGCAAAAGAAGTGGAATTGCATCATTAAAGTCCGATGCCTTTCAACATCTGAGGAAGAAGGTTAGCATCcgaaaattcatttattttattagttttacTCCAACTACTCAATAATTCCTTGTCCTCTAATTACACTACTGATGTAAGGATAGGTATCCCATGAGCAAAGTAATTACAAGACTAGTTTGTTACTACAAAGATCAAAACATAAACTGAAATCATTGATCCTAAATTTAGTGGCTAAAGCTGATTTTTGCTGATTTCCCAGTAGCTATTACTTACTTTCATCTCTGGCCACAATCTTGAACTTTCCTGTTAGTTGTTGCTGCACCCAGAAGACATGAACAACATTCAAACCCACAAACCAAATTGCAAACTAAATGACCCAAATTTAGATTTAGCTCaggggagaaagaaagaacaatagTTTACCTTCTTCCACAAATCAGTATGGGTTTTGCAGAACCCAGCTACAATAGCACCAGATCTCCTTCCTTCTTGATACTCAATGCAAAGATCCTCCTTCAACCCACAAGTAACGTGAAAACCCAAACTGCATTTAGCCTCTGAGCAATCAATGGCACAACCTTCAGAGGTTTTGCAGATATAGCATTGAGATTTCCATCTCCTTTTGAGAATCTTTGAGCAATCAATCCCTTCTCTGCCATCTGGGTCTTCGAAGAACACTTCAGGAACAAAGAGGCCACAAACAATATGAGCCCATCGGCCATCGTTTGTTGGCTTCATTGCCCCTCCTTTGAGAGGACAAAGACAGCATGAAAATGGTGTTTCAGAAGCTTTCTTCTCCGTCTTGGAAGACGAAGAAGCTAAGCACTGGGTACAGAACCAATCACCTTCTGGTACATTCTTCACCAGAGGATTGCCGTAGCACGAAGCATGTACCATCAAATCACATCCATCGCAGAACACGATTGGATCAGAAGGGTCTCCATCCGTGCTTTGACAAATCGCACAGAGGATTCCGTCCTCTTcatcctcatcatcatcttcttcttcttggatAGCTTCAATCTCTTGATGCTCAATTTCAATATCAgagctttcctttttctctttttcctctctctctgaTTCTGCTTCTGAAATCGATATTTCTTCCGGAGGAGGCTTGTATTCAACATTGAGATCCAGAGATTCAGGGGCAAAATCAGGATGAAACGCCCAGACTCTTTTCTTCGTCGGCAAGCAGTAAGGAGAAGCGGAAATGGCGGTTCGGTGGGGTAATGTAGCGTCAGGGATGAAGATTGATGAATCACGAGACTCCTTTCGCTTCTTCGCAGGGAGGGAACAAGAATGGAGAGATTGATCCTGTTCTTGCTGCTTTCGTTCTAGTTCTTGAAGGATTATGAGCCTTTTGAGAGGAGGTAAGGCATGGAGGGAATCCATTTTGGGTCTGCAAGTTCGACTGATAGCTTCGAGAAAGGAATGGGATTGGAAGTTTGGGAAGGATTCGCATTTTAGTATAAGAATTAGGGTTGAGAAGTTTCGAATTCAGAGTTGCCGCGAACTGAAAAAAGACGAAGATTCGtgaaattttgattgaatCCGGCGGGGAACAGCGAAAAATGTTCGTCGTtcaattttcccttttgaattttgttttggttaaAGATTCCATTTTTAGGTTAACCCCCGCCCAGTGTCCCGCccttttttcaaataatggCGGGTCAGGTTTtacttattatatattttattactttataaatatatattatttttaatattcataaaccctacataattcttaaaaataaacaattcttaaaaataaacaataaagcATAGTCAAAATTTTGCCATACTATAATAATGGACTAGATAATAAAATTGGTGGTTGGATTATAAGagtcaaatatctagatatttatcttataataaaatatcaaatataatatatggtaaactataatttatacGTCAATTAACCATTTTTACGATAAAAACATGAACACGTATCATTTTAGTAATATATCGAGTATAACACCAATATACTACATATCAATTAGCTTTcatttaagataaaatatacaattctttcattaatatttCGAGAATATTAGATACCAGTCATGAGATTTTAGACTTCTCTTTAGTTCATTTAATCTgaaattaattcaaacaaaagataaaagacCAAAgcattttatgttaaaaaaaaattctatgtTTGATTGCAAACATGTAAGACTAAAAAAGTTGCAATGTTTTTATTCATTCCATAACAAACTTAAACTTGATCAGAGTTGGATCATGGAAAGATAGCAAATACCCTATAAAGAATTGgcagaaattaagaaattgcCCTGGAGAGATCTTCCAATGTCTAAATTTTACTGAGTCAGAAAGATTGAATCCTGGCGCATAAATATAGAAGACATCACCTTCATCTAATCTTTGCTTTGTCTCCAGATCCCAGCAAGAACGCTGCCAAAGATTGAGTGACAAACACTGGAAACAGCACAGGGCACCGCCGTCAGAGGGTTTCCAAAGTGCTGGGTAGCAAGAACAACACCTAGCACTGAGTTCTGTAACATAAAATCGACTTGTTAGAACCAGCTCCAGCCAGCAATGGCGAAACCGATGAGTTGCTGCGAGGTAAAATACTCCGAGAGCTGACTTGTCAAAGAGTGACGCTAAGATATGATATAggtaaatgaaatgatttacCTGCATTCCAACTTCAATGGAGATTGTCCGAGAAGACGAAATGTCGATACCGAGCATTCTTGCGAGCACGTAACCGAAGAAGAATCCCGACATGTGAAGAAGAGATGCAGCCAGCAGAACTTGCATTCCAGACGTGAGAATAGCAGAAGAGCTTTGAGCAATTGCATTTCCACATAAAACAGCTACTGTACCAACAGCAATAGGGGGCATCAATGGAGAGATGAATCGAACCAAGCCATGGAAATACTGGTTTAAAAATGCACCAGCTAGTACAGGAAGAAGCACAATCTGTGATGGAAAGGGAAGTTAATAATGTAGTTATtacatggaaaaagaaaacgtgGGTATCTCGATCAAATGCTAGAAATGGCACCTGTAGTGTGGATCTTAATAACCCAGCTGCATCCACAGCAACAAATTGACCAGCAAGTTTAGCAGTGAGAAATGGGGTCATGATCTGTAAAACATTGAAATCATAACTTCTCTACAAAATCTATGAAACTATCTGCTTAAATTCCATAAAGGTTGAACTCTGAAGAAACTAGAAAAGGATCAGATGCtagatcataaatttatagttGTGCTAGATCATAAATTtcttatgttcatgtaagaaaTCTGCAGTATATCTAAGGGAGCTCGTTTGCTTGCATTTTCTACAAACAGAGATATTGGATCTgttctaattttaaaagaactatataaaaatgaagacaGCTCTTGCTCTAACTCGAACTTGAACGCAACGCTTCTTGTATCGATAtgaatttagaaacaaaacGCCCAAACGAAGAAGCAAAAGCATTATGTAGATTAGCTAACCACAGCTGCCACAGTGCTCATCGCTGTCATCAGCACTGTGGACTctattatgttcatgtaagaaaTTTGCAGTGTATCTAAGGGAGCTCGTTTGCTTGCATTTTCTACAAACAGAGATATTAGGATATGTTCTAATTATAAAAGAACTATGTAAAAATGAAGACAGCTCTTGCTCAAACTCGAACTTGAACGCAACGCAGCTTGTATCGATAtgaatttagaaacaaaacGCCTAAACGAAAACAGCAAAAGAATTATGTAGGTTAGCTAACCACAGCTGCCACAGTGCTCATCGCTGTCATCAGCACTGTGGCAACTATTATATTCATGTAAGAAATTTGCAGTGTATCTAAGGGAGCTCGTTTGCTTGCATTTCTACAAACAGAGATATTAGGATATGTTCTATTATAAAAGAACTATGTAAAAATGAAGACAGCTCTTGCTCTAATTTGAACTTGAACGCAACGCAGCTTGTATCGATAtgaatttagaaacaaaacGCCTAAACGAAAACAGCAAAAGAATTATGTAGGTTAGCTAACCACAGCTGCCACAGTGCTCATCGCTGTCATCAGCACTGTGGCAACTATTATATTCATGTAAGAAATTTGCAGTGTATCTAAGGGAGCTCGTTTGCTTGCATTTCTACAAACAGAGATATTAGGATATGTTCTATTATAAAAGAACTATGTAAAAATGAAGACAGCTCTTGCTCTAATTTGAACTTGAACGCAACACAGCTTGTATCGATAtgaatttagaaacaaaacGCCTAAACGAAAACAGCAAAAGAATTATGTAGGTTAGCTAACCACGGCTGCCACGGTGCTCATCGCTGTCATCAGCACAGAAAGAGCAACATTTCCCCTGAAAAGGCAAcaaaatttttcttaaacCAAATCAGGAAGTTAAACGATGGCATATCGAAAATTAGAATACCGTGCAATGTAGGTGACGATATTGCTTGCTGTTCCTGAAACCAAAGATGGATCAAACTATTAAAATAGGGATAATGAGAAAGATTATTGACACTACCAACAAATGCATACCACCAGGACAGCAGCCAACCAATATTAAACCAGCTGCATAGTAAGATGGCAGATTTAACAGCTTGCTGACAACATAGCCTGATATTGGCATCACCTGCAACAGGAACCATGAAAATCTATCTGGTAGAGTTTCATTCATGGATCGAAGTTCGTCGAACTACTAAAGAAactgaaattgaaataatcCTCATGCCCTCACTATTCTTAGTAACTGTTTCCTTCAAtacagaggagagagaggaacTGCAGTGCATGACTACCAACTCAGAAAAGTTCTTCGAATGATAATGAAACGCTCTTTAACTCACAGTGAATATAATTCAAAGTCATAGAAAGCAATTCCATAAAAGAGATAACGAATCATTGGTTCATGTAGTTTAAAGTAGAAAAGCTTCATCGCTCAGATAATTCAACATCAAAAGGCATTGCCAACTTCggaaattattagtttatataATCCATACACGAGATGTTCCACGAGATCAACGAAATCAGTAATGTTCAAATTCATTCAAACAACAGTGTAATAACAGAAAATCAACGAACTAACCGAATACTGTAGCAAGAATCCAGAAATCAATTCCTTAGGCATAGCGAGAGCTCCACGAAGATCATCGAGAGTCAATGTCATGCCCATACCAAGCATTGTGACGGTGAGACCAAGAACAGTCCATCTCGGTTGAACCCAATCGTAGGAAGCCGGTCTGAGCAGCCCTAGTAAACACCCCAACGCCACCCAAACAGGAAACGCAGTGGACAAAGCTTCACCGATCAATTCTATCCACTGCATCAAACTCCGCTCGCTCTGGACGCCATTGGTGTCCGATGAAGATCCACACCGAAGAGGAGGAACCAGCAATCCAACATGAATCCGTTTCGTTTTGGAGCACAGAAGCGGATTCCGATTCCAAACCGAAATACGTTGGTTGGAAATCTGTAGCGAAGCATTGCAGTGAAACGTAGGCGCAGAAGCAGAGGAAAAACGGTAGTTGGAAGTAGAAGAAGTGAGAAGTGAAGTGGGCgggctgaagctggaaagggaACGTTGAGGTGGTTGAATATGGGGAGGAAGA
This genomic interval carries:
- the LOC111787548 gene encoding putative pentatricopeptide repeat-containing protein At1g53330; this translates as MKTHKLISPFRLCSLLRLQKDPKLAFQLFLNPNPSSTKPPKPFRYSLLSYDLIITKLGRAKMFDEMEEILHQLKQETRFAPNEIIFCNVISFYGRARLLDRAFQVFDKIPSYGCKRTVKSANSLLDALLKCREFEKMAEVFVSIGNYGSPDACTFNILIHAACLCGDLDDAWEVFDEMPKRGVKPNVVTFGTLIYGLSLNSKLDEALRLKEDMVRVYGILPNASIYATLIKGFCGIGDLNLAFKLKEEMVTNKVKLDSAIYSTFISALFKHGRKEEVPEILAEMGENGCKPDTVTYNAMINGQCKENDLESAYKVLDEMVKKGCKPDVISFNTIMGRLCKEGKWDKAMDLLADMPRRGCSPDVVSYRTLFDGLCEMMQLQEATSILDEMIFKGYVPRSESINKLIDRLCQESNMELLWMVLNSLGRGNVMNVDIWARVVAFVCKVKASEASKLCDLLIS
- the LOC111787549 gene encoding peregrin-like; protein product: MDSLHALPPLKRLIILQELERKQQEQDQSLHSCSLPAKKRKESRDSSIFIPDATLPHRTAISASPYCLPTKKRVWAFHPDFAPESLDLNVEYKPPPEEISISEAESEREEKEKKESSDIEIEHQEIEAIQEEEDDDEDEEDGILCAICQSTDGDPSDPIVFCDGCDLMVHASCYGNPLVKNVPEGDWFCTQCLASSSSKTEKKASETPFSCCLCPLKGGAMKPTNDGRWAHIVCGLFVPEVFFEDPDGREGIDCSKILKRRWKSQCYICKTSEGCAIDCSEAKCSLGFHVTCGLKEDLCIEYQEGRRSGAIVAGFCKTHTDLWKKQQLTGKFKIVARDESK
- the LOC111787782 gene encoding probable sodium/metabolite cotransporter BASS1, chloroplastic, with translation MLSLPLDTCVLPPHIQPPQRSLSSFSPPTSLLTSSTSNYRFSSASAPTFHCNASLQISNQRISVWNRNPLLCSKTKRIHVGLLVPPLRCGSSSDTNGVQSERSLMQWIELIGEALSTAFPVWVALGCLLGLLRPASYDWVQPRWTVLGLTVTMLGMGMTLTLDDLRGALAMPKELISGFLLQYSVMPISGYVVSKLLNLPSYYAAGLILVGCCPGGTASNIVTYIARGNVALSVLMTAMSTVAAVIMTPFLTAKLAGQFVAVDAAGLLRSTLQIVLLPVLAGAFLNQYFHGLVRFISPLMPPIAVGTVAVLCGNAIAQSSSAILTSGMQVLLAASLLHMSGFFFGYVLARMLGIDISSSRTISIEVGMQNSVLGVVLATQHFGNPLTAVPCAVSSVCHSIFGSVLAGIWRQSKD